The region TATAGATAATCTACCAAAAGGGATCTGTGGTACCGGAGACAGCTTTGAAACTGAACACAATACCGATTTGTATAATGTACTGGACATGGAGGCCTATGCTCTGGCTTTAATAGCTAAAAGAGAACAGATTCCTTTTCTTTGTCTGAAATATATCTCGGATGGAGCTAATGATGATGCAGTAGAAGACTGGACACAGGAAGTTGATAAAGCCTCAAAAATTCTTCGTGAAGTTATAGCAACCAGATTTTAAATATGATTGATTTTCCGGCAACACTACATCTTTTTGGTAAAGATATACTCTTGCATCCAGTATTAGAATCGTTAGGGATTTTTCTGGGGATGCGCTATTATTTCTTTCTGAAGAGAAAATCTCCGGAAAAACTTCCTCTTACAATCTCTCTGGCCATTATTGCCGGAGCAACTGCTGGCGCCCTTTTAGGGTCAAAAATCATTGGAAATCTGGAAAATCCATATACATTATTTTCAACAGATTTTTCAATTAAAAGATTTTGGTCCAATAATACGATTGTTGGAGGTTTGGCATTTGGGTTAATAGGAGTAGAACTTGCTAAAAAAATAGTTGGACATAAAGAAAGCACAGGAGATTTGATTACATTTCCTTTGATGTTGGCAATAATTATTGGCAGAATCGGCTGTTTTTTTACCGGAATTTATGAAGAAACCTATGGACTGCCTACAGATTCAATCTTCGGAATGCATTTGGGAGATCAGTATCTGCGTCATCCGGTGGCATTGTATGAGATTGCTTTTCTTGTATTGCTTTGGGGGATTCTAAAAGTTATTCAGAAGAAACATTTTCCTTCAGGATTTGTTTTTCAGATATTTATGTTGTCCTATTTTACGTTTCGTTTTTTTCTTGACTTTCTAAAGCCGAGAATCGAAATTGTTGGAAATTTAGGGGCTATTCAACTCACTTGTTTGTTAGTGATTATTTATTACATTTATAAAGTTAATATCACTTTGAAATCTAAATATTTAGCACCAAATAATTTAATATGAACCACTCTTTAACCATTTTAGAAGTAGGCGGCCTGGGCGGAATAGTTGTCATGATCATTAGTATGATTGTAGTGGTAGCTTTCGTTTTTGGATTAGTTGTAGCCGCTATTATAAAACTGATTTATGAATCAGGTGGAGATAAAAAATACTCGAAGAGTAACTTCTGGCTTACTGTATTAATCGTGATGCTGATTTGCGGTTTAATTAGTGGAGTTATTTGCGGAGGAATGTAAAAATAGCGGAATATGCCAGTTAGAAATTATACTTATTACGATTATACGACAAGTCTTTGCCCGGACTGTTTGAAAAGAGTCGGTGCGAAAATAATCATTGAAGAGGATGAAGTTTTTATGACAAAAAGATGTCCGGATCACGGTTTTTTTAAAACTAAAATTGCTACGGATGTTCACTATTATAAAAACATCAGAAACTATAACAAAGCCTCCGAAATACCTTTGCATTTTGGTACAGACGTAGCATATGGATGCCCGTACGATTGTGGGTTGTGTGTAGATCACGAACAACACAGTTGTCTTTCCATTGTGGAAGTAACAGATCGCTGTAATCTTACTTGCCCTACCTGCTATGCAATGTCTTCACCACATTATGGTAGCCATCGATCACTAGAGGAAATAGAAGCAATGTTCGATGTAATTGTAAAGAATGAAGGT is a window of Elizabethkingia anophelis R26 DNA encoding:
- a CDS encoding prolipoprotein diacylglyceryl transferase, encoding MIDFPATLHLFGKDILLHPVLESLGIFLGMRYYFFLKRKSPEKLPLTISLAIIAGATAGALLGSKIIGNLENPYTLFSTDFSIKRFWSNNTIVGGLAFGLIGVELAKKIVGHKESTGDLITFPLMLAIIIGRIGCFFTGIYEETYGLPTDSIFGMHLGDQYLRHPVALYEIAFLVLLWGILKVIQKKHFPSGFVFQIFMLSYFTFRFFLDFLKPRIEIVGNLGAIQLTCLLVIIYYIYKVNITLKSKYLAPNNLI